The DNA sequence GTTAGCAATATTTAATTTGATGACTTCCTCATCCTGTAATGATGTCATGTATTCAAAGAGGTTCTTTTCATTACTCTTGTTAATATTTAATACTTCTATCAGTTCTTCGTAAGTCTTACCTTTAGCACCTTGCATCAATATTAATAATGCAACAGCGACACTTAATGGACTAACAACGGCATTTTTGCTTGCTTTATAGGATTCTAGAAATAGTTGATGAGAAAATGTCAATAATGGTTCTTGAAGGTCATTTTTTTCCATATCATGCTCTCTCACACCTGTTTCCTCCCTTCAAGATGATATTCTCCTATTATGATATGATTCGTATACTCGTCCACATTCTAAAATATCTATATGACACTACAAGAAAAGCGACTCACATAAAAGTAGAGTCGCTTTTTTTATCATCATTTAGCTAATAACTTTCTTCTTTGTAGAAGAAAAATTGCAGTACCTAGCATGAATAATACCGTTCCTAATAGTAAATAGTTGAAGGTGCTTGTAGCTGTATCCGGAAGTCGATCACCTTTATCTTCATCAGAAGTAGCCCCAGCGCTTTCATTAGATGAATCACTTTCATCTGCTACTTCTAGTGCTTCCTCAGATTTTGCCCCATTTTCTAATTCGCTATCAGAAGTCTTCTCGTCACCCGTTTCGATGCTTGTAGACTCCTCATCTGTCATCAGTTCTTCAATTTGTGCTTTTAAGCTCTCAACTTGTTGTTCAAGCATAGTAACCAATGCTTCTACATCGTCATATTGAGCTGAAAGTGCTACAAGCTCAGCTTCAAGTTCATCGACCATTAATTGTAATTGATCAATCTCATTATTATTTTCTAACTCTTGTAATCTTTCATTTAGTTCTTCAATTTGACTTTCTAGCTCTGCAACCTTTTGTTCTAACTTATCTGAGGCATCTTCTTCATCACCTGAAATAAATTCAGGATTTGAGAAATAAGCTAATGAGAAAAGTGCAGGTGCTGTATAATCAATGGCGTATTCATTCGTAGACCAAGAGTTATCATGATCGACATACGCTTTAGCTATTGGCATGAGTAGTTCACCATCTTCGTCAAAGAACCTTGCTTGTTCAGGATCTCCTCCCCCATTAAAACCATTTGGTCCACCAACTAGTAAGCCAGGCATATACGTGTCTGTACTCATTCGAATTCTGTGGTGAACATGTTGAGGACTTTTTGTTCCAGAACCTGTTAAATAGCTCATCCCAGTTGCTGTTCTCCCTAAGATGTAGTGTAACTGATCTAATGCACCATCAATATAAACATCATTAGGCTGTATTTCATTTGCAAATAACAAGTAATTCCCTTTAGTAACTGCATTTTTAGCAGAAGCCCATGTATACTCACTATATTCAAGAGCATTACGATATCCATCACTTTCTATTTGAGCTAGAATATCATCTGCATATGCTAAAAATGTATCCTGTACGATAGCTTTAGACTCTTCATTAGCGTTATCACTTAAGATGTAAGCATATTGTGCTAAAGGTAATCCATTTCCCCATGAAATGATGCCTGCTTCTTCATCAAATAATTCAACTATAGTAGTGTCGTCGAATTCATATTCGTGAATGTAGTCATCATATTTGCTATCCCCTGTTGTTTTTAATAGTTCAGCAGCTAGCCAGAATCTCTCACCATTATCAGTACCGCGTTTTCCATAAGCACCAGAACCATCGTTTTGTCCATCATCTTCTCTGAAATATGGTTCAGGATGAGCTTCTAAATATTCAAAAGCGAGTTCTGCATTTGCTAGTAAACGATCTGCAAATTCTTGATCATAGTCACTAAACTGTCTTGATGCAATCGCCATTGTTGCACCATACATTGCTGTTCCATACGTTGACATACCGAAAACGTAACGATCTTGTGTATCTTCTACTGGTTTTACATCCATACCTGGCCATTCAAGACCTGATACTTTATGATAAACGACACCATCTTCTCTTTGCATTTTTTCTAGCCATAATAATTTATGCTTTGCTTCAATTAAAATATCAGGCAGGTCAGTTTGTCGGTCCTCTTCGGAAACACCTTCAGGGAATGACATTTGACCACTGTAAAATGTTTCTGGATTTAATTCATAGGCATATAGCAATTGAGAAACCGATATTGATCCCGGTGTTACATATAATCCATAGTCACCAGCATCATACCATCCTGCACTAACATCAATTGTGTCGCCTTCTGTTGTAAGTTCAGGATTTTCTTCATCAGTGAAATAGAAGATTGCTTCTTGATCTTGTAGATGACCTGCCTCATATTGAATACCAGTAATCGGATCATCTATCGCAGTAGCGGAGCGTTGTGTTGTGTAAGATCTCATCGTTTCAAGAAGTGAGTTATAATACACGTCATTGGAAATATCAAAAGCGAAAGAAGTATCAACACCAGGAACGTGAACAACATATGTACCTGGTTCAGTTACATAAGTAAAGTCAGCATGCTTTACTACATCACCAGAATGCTCATCAAATACTGGTTCAGTAAGCTCTCCACTGTAAACGATTTCATCAGTATCATTATTAATAACATTAAACGTCGATGCTTCACTATCATCTACTACAATCGCAATTTTATTTATATTCGGTAAGTATCCTACTTGGTTGACCTTTACAGATGGCCCTACTTCAGTAACAATTTCAGAATCTAAATCATCACCATCACTTTCAGCACTAATGAAACTTACACTACTAAAAATTAAAAGAAAAACTAAAAATATTGTTAAAAATCCTTTTTTGTTTTTCATATAGTAAATTCCTCCTTATTTTAATAGTTTATTTACATTACTGATTTATTCACCTCTCTTTGTTAAAGATTTTCGAAAACGATATTAACTAAAACGTTTTCATAATTTCACGTATTAAGTTATCAAATAAAATAGACATTGTCAATTTTTTACTAGATTCATAAAATAAATAATACTGTCGAGAACTGTCGCTCAATATAAATAAAGTAATAAACCAACTGAATTCCCCATTAAATTTATACTATTAAACATACAATTACGAATAGAAAAGGTTATTATAGTATAGTACTTTTTTATATAGTTAAATAAAAAAATGTCGAAATATTTTTCGTTAAAATCGACTGGCTTTTCCTAAAAAAAAACGGATATTGTTTTTTTCAAACAACACCCGATTTACTATTTAATATAAAATTTCTCTACAAGATTTATTAAATTACATAGGTTATTATTATTAACATAAATAAAAAAAGACTTGTATAACAAGTCATAATTCTTTAAAATGGTGAGCCATGAAGGACTCGAACCTTCGACCCTCTGATTAAAAGTCAGATGCTCTACCAACTGAGCTAATGGCTCGCAGATTATTCACTGAATATCTTCCTATTCAGGATACTCTCAATTCAATGAATCTTTGAATATTGAAATGTTGGTGACCCGTACGGGATTCGAACCCGTGTTACCGCCGTGAAAGGGCGGTGTCTTAACCACTTGACCAACGGGCCATGATATTTTTTTACTCCTAACTCCGTATTACTGGCGGAGAAGGAGGGATTTGAACCCTCGCGCCGCTTACGCGACCTACACCCTTAGCAGGGGCGCCCCTTCAGCCACTTGGGTACTTCTCCAAAGATGGCTCCACAGGTAGGACTCGAACCTACGACCGATCGGTTAACAGCCGATTGCTCTACCAACTGAGCTACTGTGGAATGGTGGGCCTGAGTGGACTCGAACCACCGACCTCACGCTTATCAGGCGTGCGCTCTAACCAGCTGAGCTACAGGCCCAAATGTATTAAAACAATATACTAATTGTTAAATGGAGCGGGTGATGAGAATCGAACTCACGACATCAGCTTGGAAGGCTGAGGTTTTACCACTAAACTACACCCGCATTTTAATCATTAAAATTTTTGATAGCTAGTCTAAAAAATGGCGCGCCCGAGAGGAGTCGAACCCCTAACCTTCTGATCCGTAGTCAGACGCTCTATCCAATTGAGCTACGGGCGCTCATGGAGCGGAAGACGAGATTCGAACTCGCGACCCCCACCTTGGCAAGGTGGTGTTCTACCACTGAACTACTCCCGCAAAAAATGGCTGGGCTAGCAGGATTCGAACCTGCGCATGACGGAATCAAAATCCGTTGCCTTACCGCTTGGCTATAGCCCATTATTAAATATGGGGCGGCTGATGGGAATCGAACCCACGAATGCCGGAACCACAATCCGGTGCGTTAACCACTTCGCCACAACCGCCATTATAAAAAAGCAAAATTGGCAGGGGCAGTAGGAATCGAACCCACATCAAAGGTTTTGGAGACCTTCGTTTTACCATTAAACTATGCCCCTAAAAGATGGTGGAGGGGGACGGATTCGAACCGCCGAACCCTGAGGGAGCGGATTTACAGTCCGCCGCGTTTAGCCACTTCGCTACCCCTCCATCTAGAGAGAAAAATATTAAAATAATATGGCGGTCCCGACGGGAATCGAACCCGCGATCTCCTGCGTGACAGGCAGGCATGTTAACCGCTACACCACGGGACCTAATATGGCGGAGGAAGAGGGATTCGAACCCCCGCGGGCTTTGACACCCCTGTCGGTTTTCAAGACCGATCCCTTCAGCCGGACTTGGGTATTCCTCCGTATTAATATATTGGTAGCGGCGGAGGGGATCGAACCCCCGACCTCACGGGTATGAACCGTACGCTCTAGCCAGCTGAGCTACACCGCCACGTTTTAAACATTTATTATAAAAATGGTGGAGCCTAGCGGGATCGAACCGCTGACCTCCTGCGTGCAAGGCAGGCGCTCTCCCAGCTGAGCTAAGGCCCCGTAATGCCCAGCAACGTCCTACTTTCACAGGGGGAAACCCCCAACTATCATCGGCGCTGGAGAGCTTAACTACCGTGTTCGGCATGGGAACGGGTGTGACCTCTCCGCTATCGTCACTGGACTATTTATGAGAGTTTATCCTCTCAAAACTAGATAACATATTCTGATTAAATGATCGTCTTAGTAAAGTTTGGTTAAGCCCTCGATCGATTAGTATCTCTCAGCTTCACATGTCGCCATGCTTCCACATGAGACCTATCAACCTCATCATCTCTGAGGGATCTTACTCACTTACGTGATGGGAAATCTCATCTTGAGGGGGGCTTCATGCTTAGATGCTTTCAGCACTTATCCCTTCCACACGTAGCTACCCAGCTATGCTCCTGGCGGAACAACTGGTACACCAGCGGTGTGTCCATCCCGGTCCTCTCGTACTAAGGACAGCTCCTCTCAAATTTCCTACGCCTGCGACGGATAGGGACCGAACTGTCTCACGACGTTCTGAACCCAGCTCGCGTACCGCTTTAATGGGCGAACAGCCCAACCCTTGGGACCTACTTCAGCCCCAGGATGCGATGAGCCGACATCGAGGTGCCAAACCTCCCCGTCGATGTGGACTCTTGGGGGAGATTAGCCTGTTATCCCCAGGGTAGCTTTTATCCGTTGAGCGACGGCCCTTCCATACGGTGCCGCCGGATCACTAAGCCCGACTTTCGTCCCTGCTCGACCTGTATGTCTCGCAGTCAAGCTCCCTTATGCCTTTGCACTCTACGAATGATTTCCAACCATTCTGAGGGAACCTTTGGGCGCCTCCGTTACTTTTTAGGAGGCGACCGCCCCAGTCAAACTGCCCACCTGACACTGTCCCTGATCCGGATTACGGACCGAGGTTAGAATTCCAGTACAACCAGGGTAGTATCCCACCGACGCCTCCACCGAAGCTAGCGCTCCGGCTTCCAAGGCTCCTACCTATCCTGTACAAGTTGTACCAAAATCCAATATCAAGCTACAGTAAAGCTCCATGGGGTCTTTCCGTCCTGTCGCAGGTAACCTGCATCTTCACAGGTAATATAATTTCACCGGGTCTCTCGTTGAGACAGTGCCCAAATCGTTGCACCTTTCGTGCGGGTCGGAACTTACCCGACAAGGAATTTCGCTACCTTAGGACCGTTATAGTTACGGCCGCCGTTTACTGGGGCTTCAATTCAGAGCTTCTCCCGAAGGATAACCCCTCCTCTTAACCTTCCAGCACCGGGCAGGTGTCAGCCCCTATACTTCGCCTTACGGCTTGGCAGAGACCTGTGTTTTTGATAAACAGTCGTTTGGGCCTATTCACTGCGGCTCTCTCGGGCATACACCCTAATAGAGCACCCCTTCTCCCGAAGTTACGGGGTCATTTTGCCGAGTTCCTTAACGAGAGTTCTCCCGCGCGTCTTAGAATTCTCTTCCCGCCTACCTGTGTCGGTTTGCGGTACGGGCACCAGTCACCTCGCTAGAGGCTTTTCTTGGCAGTGTAGGATCAGGAACTTCGGTACTATAATTTCCCTCGCGATCACAGCTCAGCCTTATGACAAGCGGATTTGCCTACTTGTCAGCCTCACTGCTTCGACGCACATATCCATCAGTGCGCTTACCCTACCTTCCTGCGTCCCCCCGTTGCTCAAACGGTGACGTGGTGGTACAGGAATTTCAACCTGTTTGCCATCGCCTACGCCTTTCGGCCTCGGCTTAGGTCCCGACTTACCCTGAGCGGACGAGCCTTCCTCAGGAAACCTTAGGCTTTCGACGGAGGGGATTCTCACCCCTCTTTTCGCTACTCATACCGGCATTCTCACTTCCAAGCGCTCCACATGTCCTTCCGGTCATGCTTCAACGCCCTTGGAACGCTCCCCTACCACTGTCCGTAAGGACAATCCATAGCTTCGGTGATACGTTTAGCCCCGGTACATTTTCGGCGCAGAGTCACTCGACCAGTGAGCTATTACGCACTCTTTCAATGGTGGCTGCTTCTAAGCCAACATCCTGGTTGTCTAAGCAACTCCACATCCTTCTCCACTTAACGTATACTTTGGGACCTTAGCTGATGGTCTGGGCTGTTTCCCTCTTGACTACGGATCTTAGCACTCGCAGTCTGACTCCCGAGGATAAGTAAATGGCATTCGGAGTTTGACTGAATTCGGTAATCCTGTGGGGACCCCTAGTCCAATCAGTGCTCTACCTCCAATACTCTCACCTCGAGGCTAGCCCTAAAGCTATTTCGGGGAGAACCAGCTATTTCCGTGTTCGATTGGCATTTCACCCCTACCCACACCTCATCCCCGCACTTTTCAACGTGCGTGGGTTCGGGCCTCCATCCAGTGTTACCTGGACTTCACCCTGGACATGGGTAGATCACACGGTTTCGGGTCTACAACAACGTACTATGGCGCCCTATTCAGACTCGCTTTCGCTGCGGCTCCGTCTCTTCAACTTAACCTCGCACGTTATCGTAACTCGCCGGTTCATTCTACAAAAGGCACGCTGTCACCCATTAACGGGCTCCAACTACTTGTAGGCACACGGTTTCAGGATCTCTTTCACTCCCCTCCCGGGGTGCTTTTCACCTTTCCCTCACGGTACTGGTTCACTATCGGTCACTAGGGAGTATTTAGCCTTGGGAGATGGTCCTCCCGGATTCCGACGGGGTTTCACGTGTCCCGCCGTACTCAGGATACACTCCGGAGGAAACAACATTTCGGCTACAGGGCTGTTACCTTGTCTCGCAGACCTTTCCAGATCGCTTCACCTACGCTGTTTCTTTGTAACTCCGTGTGGAGTGTCCTACAACCCCAAGAGGCAAGCCTCTTGGTTTGGGCTAATTCCGTTTCGCTCGCCGCTACTCAGGAAATCGCATTTGCTTTCTCTTCCTCTGGGTACTAAGATGTTTCAGTTCCCCAGGTCTGCCTTCTCATACCCTATGTATTCAGGTATGGATACCATCCCATTACGGATGGTGGGTTCCCCCATTCGGAAATCTCCGGATCAAAGCTTACTTACAGCTCCCCGAAGCATATCGGTGTTCGTCCCGTCCTTCATCGGCTCCTAGTGCCAAGGCATTCACCGTGCGCCCTTTCTAGCTTAACCACTAAAAAGTGTGGCGTCTTACATTCGCCTTAACTAAGACACACAGTTGATTTCGTTAGAAGAATAGACTTCTATTGATATCTACTGGTGATCATTTAAATCAGTTTTTGTTATCTAGTTTTCAAAGGACAAATCGCACCACGCAAGTGTGCGATAATCAAGTAGTTGTGCTGTCTTTTGAGCTGATACGCGTTAGCGTTCAGCGAGCACAACAACTTTATTTTGAGAGTATGACCTCTCAAAACTAAACAAAAAGTCCAAAGCGAAGTTCGAAAGTAATGAGCTTTATGTTTCTACAGTTGTTGTAGAAAATAACTGCTCCTTAGAAAGGAGGTGATCCATCCCCACCTTCCGGTAGGGATACCTTGTTACGACTTCACCCCAATCATCTGTCCCACCTTCGGCGGCTGGCTCCAAAAGGTTACCTCACCGACTTCGGGTGTTACAAACTCTCGTGGTGTGACGGGCGGTGTGTACAAGGCCCGGGAACGTATTCACCGCGGCATGCTGATCCGCGATTACTAGCAATTCCGGCTTCATGCAGGCGAGTTGCAGCCTGCAATCCGAACTGAGAGTGGCTTTATGGGATTCGCTCGGCCTCGCGGCTTTGCTGCCCTTTGTACCACCCATTGTAGCACGTGTGTAGCCCAGGTCATAAGGGGCATGATGATTTGACGTCATCCCCACCTTCCTCCGGTTTGTCACCGGCAGTCACCTTAGAGTGCCCAACTGAATGCTGGCAACTAAGATCAAGGGTTGCGCTCGTTGCGGGACTTAACCCAACATCTCACGACACGAGCTGACGACAACCATGCACCACCTGTCACTCTGTCCCCCGAAGGGGAACGTCCTATCTCTAGGAGTGTCAGAGGATGTCAAGACCTGGTAAGGTTCTTCGCGTTGCTTCGAATTAAACCACATGCTCCACTGCTTGTGCGGGCCCCCGTCAATTCCTTTGAGTTTCAGCCTTGCGGCCGTACTCCCCAGGCGGAGTGCTTAATGTGTTAACTGCGGCACTAAGGGTATCGAAACCCCTAACACCTAGCACTCATCGTTTACGGCGTGGACTACCAGGGTATCTAATCCTGTTTGCTCCCCACGCTTTCGCGCCTCAGCGTCAGTTGTAGGCCAGAAAGTCGCCTTCGCCACTGGTGTTCCTCCACATATCTACGCATTTCACCGCTACACGTGGAATTCCACTTTCCTCTCCTACACTCAAGTCCCCCAGTTTCCAATGACCCTCCACGGTTGAGCCGTGGGCTTTCACATCAGACTTAAGAGACCGCCTGCGCGCGCTTTACGCCCAATAATTCCGGACAACGCTTGCCCCCTACGTATTACCGCGGCTGCTGGCACGTAGTTAGCCGGGGCTTTCTGGTTAGGTACCGTCAAGGTGCCAACCTATTTGAATGGCACTTGTTCTTCCCTAACAACAGAACTTTACAATCCGAAGACCTTCATCGTTCACGCGGCGTTGCACCGTCAGGCTTTCGCCCATTGCGGATGATTCCCTACTGCTGCCTCCCGTAGGAGTCTGGACCGTGTCTCAGTTCCAGTGTGGCCGATCACCCTCTCAGGTCGGCTACGCATCGTTGCCTTGGTGAGCCATTACCTCACCAACTAGCTAATGCGCCGCGGGCCCATCTCACAGTGTTAGGATTACTCCCAACTTTTACAATAGAACCATGCGGTTCCGTTGATCATCCGGTATTAGCTTCGGTTTCCCGGAGTTATCCCAGTCTGTAAGGCAGGTTGCCCACGTGTTACTCACCCGTCCGCCGCTGATCTCATAAGAGCAAGCTCTTATTTGATCCGCTCGACTTGCATGTATTAGGCACGCCGCCAGCGTTCGTCCTGAGCCAGGATCAAACTCTCCAAAAAATTGTTGAGTTCGATGTCTCTGACATCAAGCCAAATTTTGGCTAATTTTTAAATCTTATTGACGGGATATCCTTTCATCAATCGTATATACGACTGATGTGTCTATCCCACTTCGCTTGGCTTTTTGTTTAGTTTTCAAAGGTCAAATGATGCTATTGTAGTTCGTAACAGCAACTTTTATATCATATCAGATCCACCGATATGTGTCAACAACTTTTCTCAGATAAGTTCCAGTTGTTTTAGCGACGATTAATAATATATCACAATAATATTTTAGATGCAATACATTTTATGAAAAAAATTATTATGCAAATTATTATATTTTCCATACAAGGATAAAGTCAAGGTTGATCAATAGTATAATCTTTATATATATATGTTAACCTCAAATAAAAAAACGTTGACAACATCCACTTTCATTGTTTAAGCTATCGTTAACTGATTTTTAAATATTGTTAACGATTAGGGAGGGTGTTATAAGTTATGACTAGAAACAAAACATTTATTAATGTTAGAGAATTAACGAGAGCCGCTATGTTTATCGCTTTAATGGCAATTGGTGCAAACCTACCTTCATTCATCGCTATAGGAACGGTGCCTTTAACTTTCCAAACTGTTGTCGCCATTCTTGCTGGTGTGTTATTAGGAAAAAAGGTTGGTAGCTTCGCTATGATCGGGTATGCATTGATTGGACTTATAGGTTTGCCTGTATTCGCTCAAATGCAAGGCGGGTTACATATGCTAACATTATCACCGACTTTTGGATTTGTTCTTTCCTTTATTGTTCTTGCTTTTTCTGTAGGTTATATTGTAGAACAGGTAAAAAAACCTACATTATTAACTTATCTAATTGCCTGCTTTGTAGGATTGTTCATTAATTATGGGATTGGTATTCCATATTTACATTACCATCTGAAACTAGTATCAGGAGTTACTGATATAACACTTATAGCAACTTCAATTAGTATGGTTCCATTCTTTCTCAAAGACATTGTTTTAACAATTTTCACTGCCATTCTATGTCCTAAAATAAAAAATGCTCTACATTCTTCAACAACAACTAAAATAGAAAAAACACCAGCTGCATAA is a window from the Evansella cellulosilytica DSM 2522 genome containing:
- a CDS encoding biotin transporter BioY, encoding MTRNKTFINVRELTRAAMFIALMAIGANLPSFIAIGTVPLTFQTVVAILAGVLLGKKVGSFAMIGYALIGLIGLPVFAQMQGGLHMLTLSPTFGFVLSFIVLAFSVGYIVEQVKKPTLLTYLIACFVGLFINYGIGIPYLHYHLKLVSGVTDITLIATSISMVPFFLKDIVLTIFTAILCPKIKNALHSSTTTKIEKTPAA
- a CDS encoding glycoside hydrolase family 9 protein; amino-acid sequence: MKNKKGFLTIFLVFLLIFSSVSFISAESDGDDLDSEIVTEVGPSVKVNQVGYLPNINKIAIVVDDSEASTFNVINNDTDEIVYSGELTEPVFDEHSGDVVKHADFTYVTEPGTYVVHVPGVDTSFAFDISNDVYYNSLLETMRSYTTQRSATAIDDPITGIQYEAGHLQDQEAIFYFTDEENPELTTEGDTIDVSAGWYDAGDYGLYVTPGSISVSQLLYAYELNPETFYSGQMSFPEGVSEEDRQTDLPDILIEAKHKLLWLEKMQREDGVVYHKVSGLEWPGMDVKPVEDTQDRYVFGMSTYGTAMYGATMAIASRQFSDYDQEFADRLLANAELAFEYLEAHPEPYFREDDGQNDGSGAYGKRGTDNGERFWLAAELLKTTGDSKYDDYIHEYEFDDTTIVELFDEEAGIISWGNGLPLAQYAYILSDNANEESKAIVQDTFLAYADDILAQIESDGYRNALEYSEYTWASAKNAVTKGNYLLFANEIQPNDVYIDGALDQLHYILGRTATGMSYLTGSGTKSPQHVHHRIRMSTDTYMPGLLVGGPNGFNGGGDPEQARFFDEDGELLMPIAKAYVDHDNSWSTNEYAIDYTAPALFSLAYFSNPEFISGDEEDASDKLEQKVAELESQIEELNERLQELENNNEIDQLQLMVDELEAELVALSAQYDDVEALVTMLEQQVESLKAQIEELMTDEESTSIETGDEKTSDSELENGAKSEEALEVADESDSSNESAGATSDEDKGDRLPDTATSTFNYLLLGTVLFMLGTAIFLLQRRKLLAK